The sequence gtcagAAAGCTAACAACTTAAATACACCAAATAATGgaaagtttgtttattttttgccatcACCGGTGAACAGCtcaaataatgcattttttacaTCACAGACCAAAGCCAATGGGAATCCTACTTGTTCGGCCCAGTTGCAGCATGTCTCGCCTCCCATTTTTCCAGCTCATTTAGCAAGTGTGTCAACTCCATTGTTGTCCTCAATGGAAAGTGTCATAAATCCAAATATAACTTCTCAGGATAAAAATGAACAAGGTGGTATGTTATGTTCCCAAATGGAAAATTTACCTAATACTGCCTTGCCAGCACAAATGGAAGATCTAACCAAAACAGTTCTGCCTTTGAATATTGACAGTGGCTCAgatcctttccttcctttacCTGCAGAAAGTAGTTCAATGTCTCTCTTCCCTTCACCAGCAGATAGTGGGACTAATTCTGTTTTTTCCCAActggaaaataatacaaatcatTATTCCTCACAGATGGAAGGAAACACTAATTCCTCCTTTCTAAAGGGGGGTAATGGTGAAAATGCAGTTTTTCCTTCACAAGTGAATGTTGCAGATAACTTCAGTAGCACCAATGACCAACAGTCTGCacctgaaaaagttaaaaaagaccGTGGGCGGGGCCCaaatgggaaggaaagaaaacctaAGCACAACAAAAGGGCTAAATGGCCTGCAATTATCAGAGATGGGAAATTTATCTGTAGCAGATGTTACAGGGCTTTTACTAATCCCAGATCACTGGGTGGGCACTTATCCAAGCGATCTTACTGTAAACCACTGGATGGAGCCGAAATTGCTCAAGAACTTCTACAGAGTAATGGACAGCCTTCTCTTCTTGCCAGCATGATTCTCTCCACAAATGCAGTAAATTTGCAGCAGCCACAACAATCTACCTTCAATCCAGAAGCATGCTTTAAAGATCCATCATTTCTACAGCTGCTTGCTGCTGAAAATCGCTCGCCAACATTTTTACCAAATACATTTCCTCGACCTGGCATGACTAACTTTAATACCAGTGTCAGTCAAGAAGGTAGTGAAATTATTAAACAGGCTTTGGAAACTGCTGGCATTCCCAGTACATTTGAGGGTGCCGAGATGCTTTCTCATGTTTCAACAGGTTGTGTCTCTGATACACCACAAGTAAATGCAACAGTGATGCCAAATCCAACTGTGCCACCCCTGTTGCAGACTGTATGCCATCCAAACACTTTGCTGACCAACCAGAATAGGACATCAAACTCCAAAACTTCCTCCATTGAGGAATGTAGCAGCTTGCCTGTTTTTCCAACGAATGACTTACTACTGAAGACTGTTGAAAATGGTTTGTGCTCTAGTTCATTTCCTAATTCTGGTGGGCCATCACAAAATTTTACCAGTAACAGTTCTCGTGTTTCTGTTATAAGTGGTCCTCAGAACACAAGATCcagtcatttaaataaaaagggaaacagtgcttctaagagaagaaagaaagttgCTCCTCCACTAATTGCACCTAATTCTTCCCAAAACTTGGTAACAAGTGACTTAACAACAATCGGACTCATAGCAAAGAGTGTTGAAATCCCAACTACTAACCTTCACTCAAATGTAATTCCAAGTTGTGAACCTCAGAGTTTGGTGGAAAATCTAACACAGAAGTTAAATAATGTTAACAATCAGTTATTTATGACTGatgtaaaagagaattttaaaaccagTATTGAGTCCCATACAGTGTTAGCCCCTTTaacattaaaaactgaaaatggtGATTCCCAAATGATGGCTTTGAATTCATGCACAACTTCAATAAATTCTGATTTGCAGATTTCTGAAGACAATGTTATACAAAACTTTGAGAAGACTCTTGAAATTATTAAAACTGCTATGAATTCTCAAATACTTGAGGTAAAAAGTGGATCTCAGGGTGCTGGTGAAACATCACAAAATGctcaaataaattataacattCAGCTTCCTTCAGTAAACACTGTGCAAAATAACAAATTACCTGATTCTTCTCAGTTTTCCTCCTTTATAAGCGTCATACCAACAAAAAGTAACATTCCTCAGTCTGACGTATCACATAAGGAGGATCAAATACAGGAAATTTTAGAAGGCTTACagaaactaaaattagaaaatgaccTGTCCCCTCCGGCATCCCAGTGTGTACTGATAAATACATCAGTGACACTGACTCCCATGCCTGTTAAATCAACTGCAGATGTCACAGTTGTTCAGCCAGTTTCTGAAATGATAAACATTCAATTTAATGACAAAGTTAATAAACCCTTTGTGTGTCAAAACCAAGGCTGTAACTACAGTGCTATGACAAAGGATGCACTATTTAAGCACTATGGTAAAATTCATCAGTACACTCCAGAAATGATTCTTGAAATTAAGAAGAATCAATTGAAATTTGCTCCCTTTAAATGTGTAGTACCTACATGTACAAAAACATTTACAAGAAATTCTAACCTCCGGGCACACTGTCAATTGGTGCATCATTTTACAACTGAAGAAATggtaaagttaaaaattaaaaggcctTATGGAAGAAAATCTCAGAGTGAAAATTTGTCGGCCCCACGAAGTACACAAGTGAAAAAACAGCTAGCTAtgacagaggaaaataaaaaggaatctcAGCCTGCTTTAGAATTGAGAGCAGAGACCCAAACTACCCACAGTAATGTAGCAGTGATCCCAGAAAAACAACttgtagaaaaaaaaagccctgacAAAACAGAAAGTTCTTTACAGGTGATTACAGTTACTTCAGAACAATGTAATACAAATGCACTCACAAACATACAAACCAAAGGACGGAAAATTAGgaggcataaaaaagaaaaggaggagaaaaaacgAAAGAAGCCAGTTTCCCAATCCCTTGAGTTTCCAACAAGATACAGTCCTTACAGACCTTATCGATGTGTTCACCAGGGATGCTTTGCTGCCTTTACGATACAGCAAAACTTGATTCTCCATTACCAGGCTGTACACAAATCAGATCTACCTGCATTTTCAGCAGAGGTCGAAGAGGAAAGTGAAGCTGgtaaagaaagtgaagaaactgaaactaaACAAACTTTGAAAGAATTTCGATGTCAGGTAAGTGACTGTTCCCGAATTTTCCAAGCAATTACTGGCCTAATACAACACTACATGAAACTTCATGAAATGACTCCTGAAGAAATTGAAAGTATGACTGCTTCAGTGGATGTTGGGAAATTTCCGTGTGACCAGTTAGAGTGTAAATCTTCATTTACTACATATTTGAACTATGTTGTTCATCTAGAGGCAGACCATGGAATTGGACTAAGGGCAAGTAAAACCGAAGAAGATGGTGTATACAAATGTGATTGTGAAGGCTGTGACCGTATATATGCAACCCGGTCAAATCTCCTCCGACACATTTTTAATAAGCATAATGACAAACATAAGGCTCATTTGATTCGCCCAAGAAGATTAACACCTGGCCAGGAAAATATGTCAAGCAAGGCAAACCAGGAAAAATCAAAGTCTAAACATCGGGGGACGAAACACAGCAGATgtggaaaggaaggaataaaaatgcCCAAGACCaaacgaaagaaaaaaaataatttagaaaacaagaaTGCAAAGATTGTGCAGATTGAAGAAAATAAGCCTTATTCTCTGAAACGTGGGAAGCATGTATATTCTATAAAGGCTAGAAATGATGCCCTGTCTGAGTGTACAAGCAGATTTGTAACCCAGTATCCATGTATGATAAAGGGATGTACTTCGGTTGTTACAAGTGAAAGCAATATAATTAGACATTATAAGTGCCATAAATTATCTAAGGCATTTACATCACAACACCGAAATCTTCTTATTGTATTCAAACGGTGTTGCAACTCACAAGTAAAGGAAACGTCTGAGCAAGAAGGTGCTAAGAATGACGTGAAAGATTCTGATACGTGTGTATCAGAGAGCAATGATAATTCAGGAACAACAGCTACAGTTTCACAAAAGgaagttgaaaaaaatgaaaaagatgaaatggATGAACTAACAGAATTGtttattacaaaattaataaatgaagataGCACAAGTGTAGAGACCCAGGCTATTACTTCTTCAAATGTGAGTAACGATTTTCAGGAAGATAACCCCTGCCAGtcagaaagacagaaagcaagTAATTTGAAGAgagttaataaagaaaaaaatgtctcacaaaataaaaaaaggaaagttgaaaAAGCTGAACCAGCATCGGCAGCTGAGTTAAGTAGCGTGCgtaaagaagaagaaactgcTGTTGCCATTCAAACCACTGAGGAGCATCCTGCATCTTTTGACTGGAGCTCTTTTAAGCCAATGGGATTTGAAGTATCATTTCTGAAGTTTCTTGAGGAGTCTGCagtgaagcagaagaaaaatattgacaaagACCATCCAAATACTGGAAACAAAAAAGGATcccattcaaattcaagaaaaaatattgataagACTGCTGTGACTATTGGAAATCATGTATGTCCTTGTAAAGAAAGCGAAACGTTTGTACAGTTTGCCAATCCATCACAGCTTCAGTGCAGTGATaatgtaaaaattgttttagacAAGAATCTTAAAGATTGCACTGAGCTTGTCTTAAAGCAGCTTCAGGAAATGAAACCTACCGTCAGTCTGAAAAAACTTGAAGTACATTCAAATGATCCAGATATGTCTGTTGTGAAAGATATCAGTATAGGTAAAGCCACAGGCAGAGGTCAGTACTGATAATTAATGTAGTATAAATACatcatttaccattttattttaaataggaagCCATCAAGCATGCTAGAATTGTGGaactttcattatattttttgttgtcatGAATtaacctggccaaaaaaaaaaaaaaaaaaaaaaacatgacattgtcatgtaaaacttttttttttatccctaTGGGACTTGAGGAACAGAATCAGTACTTCAGTTATTGTAAATAGCTAAACCTCAAATTTCTATCACCCAATTGCCCTTTTCATGAACTAAACAATTATCTGTGTGATTGGTATGTTTCACCAGGTCACTGCTCATGTATAACAGTACTCTTTATTTGTAGATAccttttttgtatatatttattattgtaaatCATGTGCTGCCACCAGCAGTCTGTAAGTCTAAACTATTAAATGACACATTtatatttggaattttaatttttaactaagCGATcaagttttttaaattgttcttttattgttttaaattaagaaCTTTTTGAACTAAAACCAGAAACTCTGCCATAGTTCATTGATTTTtacatgaaacatttatttacaaGATGATATCAAGATTACTTTTCACAAAATAGGCACATTATATCAACACTTTGCTCTGCTTTGTAAATTTGCCATCCAGGATTTTGGGGTGGTATTCATGTGAAATTAAAGCAGATTCTTTAGCAGTTTCCTATAGCtacagttttggttttgttttggttttttttcctcattgct comes from Theropithecus gelada isolate Dixy chromosome 4, Tgel_1.0, whole genome shotgun sequence and encodes:
- the ZNF292 gene encoding zinc finger protein 292 isoform X2, with the protein product MTEGAGLATCIELCVKALRLESTENTEVKISICKTISCLLPDDLEVKRACQLSEFLIEPTVDAYYAVEMLYNQPDQKYDEENLPIPNSLRCELLLVLKTQWPFDPEFWDWKTLKRQCLALMGEEASIVSSIDELNDSEVYEKVDYQEESKETSMNGLSGGVGANSGLLKDIGDEKQKKREIKQLRERGFISARFRNWQAYMQYCVLCDKEFLGHRIVRHAQKHYKDGIYSCPICAKNFNSKETFVPHVTLHVKQSSKERLAAMKPLRRLGRPPKITTANENQKTNTVAKQEQRPIKKNSLYSTDFIVFNDNDGSDDENDDKDKSYEPEVIPVQKPVPVNEFNCPVTFCKKGFKYFKNLIAHVKGHKDNEDAKRFLEMQSKKVICQYCRRHFVSVTHLNDHLQMHCGSKPYICIQMKCKAGFNSYAELLTHRKEHQVFRAKCMFPKCGRIFSEAYLLYDHEAQHYNTYTCKFTGCGKVYRSQGELEKHLDDHSTPPEKVLPPEAQLNSSGDSIQPSEVNQNTAENTEKERSVLPSENNIENSLLADRSDAWDKSKAESAVTKQDQISASELRQVNGPLSNGLENSATTPLLQSSEVAVSIKVSLNQGIEDNFGKQENSTVEGNGESLVTDLHTPVEDTCNDLCHPGFQERKEQDCFNEAQVTQNSLVNSETLKIGDLTPQNLERQVNNLMTFSVQNQAGFQNNLPTSKFECGDNVKTSSNLYNLPLKTLESIAFVPPQPNLSNSLGTPSVPPKAPVQKFSCQVEGCTRTYNSSQSIGKHMKTAHPDQYAAFKMQRKNKKGQKANNLNTPNNGKFVYFLPSPVNSSNNAFFTSQTKANGNPTCSAQLQHVSPPIFPAHLASVSTPLLSSMESVINPNITSQDKNEQGGMLCSQMENLPNTALPAQMEDLTKTVLPLNIDSGSDPFLPLPAESSSMSLFPSPADSGTNSVFSQLENNTNHYSSQMEGNTNSSFLKGGNGENAVFPSQVNVADNFSSTNDQQSAPEKVKKDRGRGPNGKERKPKHNKRAKWPAIIRDGKFICSRCYRAFTNPRSLGGHLSKRSYCKPLDGAEIAQELLQSNGQPSLLASMILSTNAVNLQQPQQSTFNPEACFKDPSFLQLLAAENRSPTFLPNTFPRPGMTNFNTSVSQEGSEIIKQALETAGIPSTFEGAEMLSHVSTGCVSDTPQVNATVMPNPTVPPLLQTVCHPNTLLTNQNRTSNSKTSSIEECSSLPVFPTNDLLLKTVENGLCSSSFPNSGGPSQNFTSNSSRVSVISGPQNTRSSHLNKKGNSASKRRKKVAPPLIAPNSSQNLVTSDLTTIGLIAKSVEIPTTNLHSNVIPSCEPQSLVENLTQKLNNVNNQLFMTDVKENFKTSIESHTVLAPLTLKTENGDSQMMALNSCTTSINSDLQISEDNVIQNFEKTLEIIKTAMNSQILEVKSGSQGAGETSQNAQINYNIQLPSVNTVQNNKLPDSSQFSSFISVIPTKSNIPQSDVSHKEDQIQEILEGLQKLKLENDLSPPASQCVLINTSVTLTPMPVKSTADVTVVQPVSEMINIQFNDKVNKPFVCQNQGCNYSAMTKDALFKHYGKIHQYTPEMILEIKKNQLKFAPFKCVVPTCTKTFTRNSNLRAHCQLVHHFTTEEMVKLKIKRPYGRKSQSENLSAPRSTQVKKQLAMTEENKKESQPALELRAETQTTHSNVAVIPEKQLVEKKSPDKTESSLQVITVTSEQCNTNALTNIQTKGRKIRRHKKEKEEKKRKKPVSQSLEFPTRYSPYRPYRCVHQGCFAAFTIQQNLILHYQAVHKSDLPAFSAEVEEESEAGKESEETETKQTLKEFRCQVSDCSRIFQAITGLIQHYMKLHEMTPEEIESMTASVDVGKFPCDQLECKSSFTTYLNYVVHLEADHGIGLRASKTEEDGVYKCDCEGCDRIYATRSNLLRHIFNKHNDKHKAHLIRPRRLTPGQENMSSKANQEKSKSKHRGTKHSRCGKEGIKMPKTKRKKKNNLENKNAKIVQIEENKPYSLKRGKHVYSIKARNDALSECTSRFVTQYPCMIKGCTSVVTSESNIIRHYKCHKLSKAFTSQHRNLLIVFKRCCNSQVKETSEQEGAKNDVKDSDTCVSESNDNSGTTATVSQKEVEKNEKDEMDELTELFITKLINEDSTSVETQAITSSNVSNDFQEDNPCQSERQKASNLKRVNKEKNVSQNKKRKVEKAEPASAAELSSVRKEEETAVAIQTTEEHPASFDWSSFKPMGFEVSFLKFLEESAVKQKKNIDKDHPNTGNKKGSHSNSRKNIDKTAVTIGNHVCPCKESETFVQFANPSQLQCSDNVKIVLDKNLKDCTELVLKQLQEMKPTVSLKKLEVHSNDPDMSVVKDISIGKATGRGQY
- the ZNF292 gene encoding zinc finger protein 292 isoform X1, whose product is MADEEAEQERLSRGEGGCVAELQRLGEQLQELERQLRESRVPAVEAATDYCQQLCQTLLEYAEKWKTSEDPLPLLEVYTVAIQSYVKARPYLTSECENVALVLERLALSCVELLLCLPVELSDKQWEQFQSLVQVAHEKLMENGSCELHFLATLAQETGVWKNPVLCTILSQEPLDKDKVNEFLAFEGPILLDMRIKHLIKTHQLSQATALAKLCSDHPEIGTKGSFKQTYLVCLCTSSPNEKLIEEISEVDCKDALEMICNLESEGDEKSALVLCTAFLSRQLQQGDMYCAWELTLFWSKLQQRVEPSIQVYLERCRQLSLLTKTVYHIFFLIKVINSETEGAGLATCIELCVKALRLESTENTEVKISICKTISCLLPDDLEVKRACQLSEFLIEPTVDAYYAVEMLYNQPDQKYDEENLPIPNSLRCELLLVLKTQWPFDPEFWDWKTLKRQCLALMGEEASIVSSIDELNDSEVYEKVDYQEESKETSMNGLSGGVGANSGLLKDIGDEKQKKREIKQLRERGFISARFRNWQAYMQYCVLCDKEFLGHRIVRHAQKHYKDGIYSCPICAKNFNSKETFVPHVTLHVKQSSKERLAAMKPLRRLGRPPKITTANENQKTNTVAKQEQRPIKKNSLYSTDFIVFNDNDGSDDENDDKDKSYEPEVIPVQKPVPVNEFNCPVTFCKKGFKYFKNLIAHVKGHKDNEDAKRFLEMQSKKVICQYCRRHFVSVTHLNDHLQMHCGSKPYICIQMKCKAGFNSYAELLTHRKEHQVFRAKCMFPKCGRIFSEAYLLYDHEAQHYNTYTCKFTGCGKVYRSQGELEKHLDDHSTPPEKVLPPEAQLNSSGDSIQPSEVNQNTAENTEKERSVLPSENNIENSLLADRSDAWDKSKAESAVTKQDQISASELRQVNGPLSNGLENSATTPLLQSSEVAVSIKVSLNQGIEDNFGKQENSTVEGNGESLVTDLHTPVEDTCNDLCHPGFQERKEQDCFNEAQVTQNSLVNSETLKIGDLTPQNLERQVNNLMTFSVQNQAGFQNNLPTSKFECGDNVKTSSNLYNLPLKTLESIAFVPPQPNLSNSLGTPSVPPKAPVQKFSCQVEGCTRTYNSSQSIGKHMKTAHPDQYAAFKMQRKNKKGQKANNLNTPNNGKFVYFLPSPVNSSNNAFFTSQTKANGNPTCSAQLQHVSPPIFPAHLASVSTPLLSSMESVINPNITSQDKNEQGGMLCSQMENLPNTALPAQMEDLTKTVLPLNIDSGSDPFLPLPAESSSMSLFPSPADSGTNSVFSQLENNTNHYSSQMEGNTNSSFLKGGNGENAVFPSQVNVADNFSSTNDQQSAPEKVKKDRGRGPNGKERKPKHNKRAKWPAIIRDGKFICSRCYRAFTNPRSLGGHLSKRSYCKPLDGAEIAQELLQSNGQPSLLASMILSTNAVNLQQPQQSTFNPEACFKDPSFLQLLAAENRSPTFLPNTFPRPGMTNFNTSVSQEGSEIIKQALETAGIPSTFEGAEMLSHVSTGCVSDTPQVNATVMPNPTVPPLLQTVCHPNTLLTNQNRTSNSKTSSIEECSSLPVFPTNDLLLKTVENGLCSSSFPNSGGPSQNFTSNSSRVSVISGPQNTRSSHLNKKGNSASKRRKKVAPPLIAPNSSQNLVTSDLTTIGLIAKSVEIPTTNLHSNVIPSCEPQSLVENLTQKLNNVNNQLFMTDVKENFKTSIESHTVLAPLTLKTENGDSQMMALNSCTTSINSDLQISEDNVIQNFEKTLEIIKTAMNSQILEVKSGSQGAGETSQNAQINYNIQLPSVNTVQNNKLPDSSQFSSFISVIPTKSNIPQSDVSHKEDQIQEILEGLQKLKLENDLSPPASQCVLINTSVTLTPMPVKSTADVTVVQPVSEMINIQFNDKVNKPFVCQNQGCNYSAMTKDALFKHYGKIHQYTPEMILEIKKNQLKFAPFKCVVPTCTKTFTRNSNLRAHCQLVHHFTTEEMVKLKIKRPYGRKSQSENLSAPRSTQVKKQLAMTEENKKESQPALELRAETQTTHSNVAVIPEKQLVEKKSPDKTESSLQVITVTSEQCNTNALTNIQTKGRKIRRHKKEKEEKKRKKPVSQSLEFPTRYSPYRPYRCVHQGCFAAFTIQQNLILHYQAVHKSDLPAFSAEVEEESEAGKESEETETKQTLKEFRCQVSDCSRIFQAITGLIQHYMKLHEMTPEEIESMTASVDVGKFPCDQLECKSSFTTYLNYVVHLEADHGIGLRASKTEEDGVYKCDCEGCDRIYATRSNLLRHIFNKHNDKHKAHLIRPRRLTPGQENMSSKANQEKSKSKHRGTKHSRCGKEGIKMPKTKRKKKNNLENKNAKIVQIEENKPYSLKRGKHVYSIKARNDALSECTSRFVTQYPCMIKGCTSVVTSESNIIRHYKCHKLSKAFTSQHRNLLIVFKRCCNSQVKETSEQEGAKNDVKDSDTCVSESNDNSGTTATVSQKEVEKNEKDEMDELTELFITKLINEDSTSVETQAITSSNVSNDFQEDNPCQSERQKASNLKRVNKEKNVSQNKKRKVEKAEPASAAELSSVRKEEETAVAIQTTEEHPASFDWSSFKPMGFEVSFLKFLEESAVKQKKNIDKDHPNTGNKKGSHSNSRKNIDKTAVTIGNHVCPCKESETFVQFANPSQLQCSDNVKIVLDKNLKDCTELVLKQLQEMKPTVSLKKLEVHSNDPDMSVVKDISIGKATGRGQY